The Lactuca sativa cultivar Salinas chromosome 2, Lsat_Salinas_v11, whole genome shotgun sequence genome includes a window with the following:
- the LOC111899781 gene encoding 5-methyltetrahydropteroyltriglutamate--homocysteine methyltransferase, with product MILVRSLRFCLAINRTTCHPLQFSKMDLCFRTMASHIVGYPRMGPKRELKFALESFWDGKSSAEDLQKVAADLRSSIWKQMSGVGIKYIPSNTFSYYDQVLDTTAMLGAVPSRYNWNGGEIGFDTYFSMARGNASVPAMEMTKWFDTNYHFIVPELGPDVQFSYASHKAVTEYKEAKALGVDTVPVFVGPVSYLLLSKPAKGVEKTFDLLSLLDKILPIYKEVIAELKEAGATWIQFDEATLVKDLEGYQLEAFTKAYSELESACSGLNVIVATYFADVPAEAFKTLTSLPGVAGFTFDLIRGEKTLELIKSSFPSGKYLFAGVVDGRNIWANDLAGSLTVLESLEGIVGKDKLVVSTSCSLLHTAVDLINETKLDDEIKSWLAFAAQKVVEVNALAKALAGHKDEAYFSANAAAQASRKSSPRVTNESVQKAAAALRGSDHRRATNVSARLDAQQKKLNLPILPTTTIGSFPQTIELRRVRREYKAKKISEEEYVKAIKEEIFKVVQLQEELDIDVLVHGEPERNDMVEYFGEQLSGFAFTANGWVQSYGSRCVKPPIIYGDVSRPKAMTVFWSSMAQEMTKRPMKGMLTGPVTILNWSFVRNDQPRFETCYQIALAIKDEVEDLEKAGITVIQIDEAALREGLPLRKAEHAFYLDWAVHSFRITNVGVADTTQIHTHMCYSNFNDIIHSIINMDADVITIENSRSDEKLLSVFREGVKYGAGIGPGVYDIHSPRIPSMEEIADRVNKMLAVLETNILWVNPDCGLKTRKYGEVKPALLNMVTAAKKLRAELASAK from the exons ATGATTTTGGTTCGATCGCTTAGATTTTGTCTTGCAATAAATAGAACAACTTGCCATCCTCTTCAGTTTTCTAAAATGGATCTGTGTTTTAG GACAATGGCATCCCACATTGTTGGTTATCCCCGTATGGGACCCAAGAGAGAGCTGAAATTTGCTCTTGAATCTTTTTGGGATGGCAAGAGCAGTGCTGAGGATTTGCAGAAGGTGGCTGCTGATCTCAGATCATCCATCTGGAAACAGATGTCTGGTGTTGGCATCAAGTACATCCCCAGCAACACCTTCTCTTACTATGATCAGGTTCTTGACACCACTGCCATGCTTGGTGCTGTCCCCTCAAGATACAACTGGAATGGTGGTGAGATTGGTTTCGACACTTACTTCTCCATGGCCAGAGGAAACGCCTCTGTCCCAGCTATGGAAATGACCAAGTGGTTTGACACCAACTA CCATTTCATTGTCCCAGAGTTGGGCCCTGACGTGCAATTCTCTTATGCTTCTCACAAGGCTGTGACCGAATACAAGGAGGCTAAGGCT CTTGGAGTTGATACCGTACCCGTCTTTGTTGGCCCAGTCAGCTACTTATTGCTGTCAAAACCTGCAAAGGGTGTCGAGAAAACCTTTGATCTTCTGTCCCTTCTTGATAAAATCCTTCCAATCTACAA GGAAGTGATTGCCGAGTTGAAGGAAGCAGGTGCTACATGGATCCAGTTTGACGAGGCTACCCTTGTGAAGGATCTTGAGGGGTACCAATTGGAAGCTTTCACCAAGGCCTACTCTGAGCTAGAATCGGCCTGCTCTGGTCTTAATGTTATTGTTGCCACCTACTTTGCTGATGTTCCAGCTGAAGCATTCAAAACCCTAACTTCATTGCCTGGAGTTGCTGGATTCACTTTTGATTTGATCCGTGGTGAAAAGACTCTTGAATTGATCAAGAGCAGCTTCCCATCTGGGAAATATCTTTTTGCTGGAGTTGTTGATGGAAGGAACATCTGGGCTAATGATCTTGCTGGTTCTCTCACTGTCCTTGAGTCTCTCGAGGGCATTGTGGGCAAAG ATAAGCTTGTGGTTTCGACCTCTTGCTCACTCCTTCACACTGCTGTCGATCTTATTAATGAGACTAAATTGGATGATGAGATCAAATCATGGCTCGCATTTGCTGCTCAAAAGGTTGTTGAAGTCAATGCATTGGCCAAGGCTCTAGCTGGTCACAAAGACGAGGCCTACTTCTCAGCCAATGCTGCTGCTCAGGCTTCAAGGAAGTCCTCCCCAAGAGTCACAAATGAATCCGTGCAGAAGGCT GCCGCTGCTTTGAGAGGCTCAGACCACCGTCGTGCCACCAATGTCAGTGCCAGGCTGGATGCCCAACAGAAGAAGCTCAACCTTCCAATCCTCCCAACCACCACCATTGGCTCTTTCCCACAAACCATCGAGCTCAGGAGAGTTCGTCGTGAGTACAAGGCTAAAAA AATCTCTGAGGAAGAATATGTTAAGGCCATCAAGGAGGAGATCTTCAAAGTTGTCCAGCTTCAGGAAGAACTTGACATTGATGTCCTTGTCCATGGAGAGCCAGAG AGAAACgacatggttgagtattttggtgAGCAGCTGTCCGGTTTTGCCTTCACCGCAAACGGATGGGTGCAATCCTACGGATCTCGGTGCGTGAAGCCCCCAATCATCTACGGTGATGTCAGCCGACCAAAGGCCATGACCGTCTTCTGGTCATCCATGGCCCAGGAAATGACCAAACGCCCCATGAAGGGTATGCTCACCGGCCCCGTCACCATTCTCAACTGGTCCTTTGTCCGTAACGACCAACCCAG ATTTGAAACTTGCTACCAGATTGCTCTGGCAATCAAGGATGAAGTTGAGGATCTTGAGAAGGCCGGAATCACGGTTATCCAAATCGACGAGGCGGCACTGAGAGAAGGATTGCCGCTAAGGAAAGCGGAGCACGCCTTCTACTTGGACTGGGCTGTTCACTCTTTCAGAATCACAAATGTAGGCGTTGCTGACACCACACAGATCCACACCCACATGTGCTACTCAAACTTCAACGACATCATCCACTCCATCATCAACATGGATGCTGATGTCATCACCATTGAGAACTCAAGATCTGATGAGAAGCTTCTGTCCGTGTTCCGTGAGGGAGTGAAATATGGTGCTGGAATCGGGCCCGGTGTGTATGACATTCATTCTCCAAGAATCCCCTCCATGGAGGAGATTGCTGACAGGGTCAACAAGATGCTTGCCGTTTTGGAGACCAACATCTTGTGGGTCAACCCGGATTGTGGCCTCAAGACAAGGAAGTATGGCGAAGTCAAACCCGCTCTTTTGAACATGGTCACCGCTGCCAAGAAGCTCCGCGCCGAGCTCGCCAGCGCCAAGTGA